One part of the Glycine soja cultivar W05 chromosome 11, ASM419377v2, whole genome shotgun sequence genome encodes these proteins:
- the LOC114373230 gene encoding uncharacterized protein LOC114373230: MNDLVFVMNNLKLKSKQNRKSIALPFDEIESDDEWITKEGYNDEDEQPQGEGDGVELVGDVGGSSNDLVVDAFDLDNLILVEPNDDAQSEKDLDDDGDGDESDGIHVDDHIRGLDMVL, from the coding sequence ATGAATGACTTGGTTTTTGTGATGAATAACTTGAagttaaaaagtaaacaaaatagaaaaagtaTTGCTCTTCCATTTGATGAGATTGAGTCTGATGATGAATGGATAACTAAAGAGGGATATAATGATGAGGATGAGCAACCTCAAGGTGAAGGTGATGGTGTTGAATTAGTAGGAGATGTTGGAGGAAGTTCAAATGATCTAGTTGTAGATGCTTTTGATctagataatttaattttggtgGAACCTAATGATGATGCACAATCTGAGAAAGACCTTGATGATGATGGAGATGGTGATGAAAGTGATGGTATTCATGTAGATGATCATATTAGAGGATTGGACATGGTTCTTTGA
- the LOC114373231 gene encoding serine carboxypeptidase-like 45: MGYEVLYYDSSSGGPRMANVLYLESPAGVGFSYSSNTSFYTLVTDEITAGDNLIFLPRWFTEFPEYSKNDFFITGESYAGHYAPQLAQLIVQTKTNFNLKGVAIGNPLMEFDTDLNSKAEFFWSHGLISDSTYNLFTRVCNYFTIRRQTIQGNLSDVCAKINGLVFTEVSNYID; the protein is encoded by the exons atggggtacgaagttttataCTATGACAGTAGTAGCGGCGGCCCTAGAA tgGCAAATGTGCTATACTTGGAATCACCAGCTGGTGTTGGATTTTCATACTCAAGCAATACATCTTTCTATACCTTAGTGACAGATGAAATTACAGCTGGAGATAATCTTATTTTTCTACCGCGATGGTTCACTGAATTCCCTGAGTACTCAAAAAACGACTTCTTCATTACAGGGGAGAGCTATGCAG GTCACTATGCTCCACAACTTGCACAACTTATTGTTCAAACAAAGACCAACTTCAATCTTAAGGGGGTAGCA ATAGGCAATCCTCTAATGGAATTTGATACTGATTTGAACTCCAAAGCTGAATTCTTTTGGTCCCACGGACTGATTTCAGATTCAACTTATAATCTTTTCACCAGAGTCTGCAACTATTTCACAATTAGGAGACAAACGATACAAGGTAATCTTAGTGACGTTTGTGCAAAAATAAATGGACTGGTGTTTACTGAGGTTAGCAACTATATAGACTAA